In Dermacentor andersoni chromosome 4, qqDerAnde1_hic_scaffold, whole genome shotgun sequence, the following proteins share a genomic window:
- the Ak6 gene encoding adenylate kinase isoenzyme 6, translating into MRKRNEGGAWQDGHAFSYERALLQDGVEHVVVIVAISVISCSAHSVCDTYTSDLRPAMARRYVPNILVTGTPGTGKSTLASEVANRTGMDWLNVGEIARENDLYDGYDDKYDCAVLDEDRVVDELDEKLSQQAGGSIVEYHGCDFFPKRWFDVVFVLRTDNTLLYDRLRARGYTGKKLEDNVQCEIFQTILDEAREAYDNGIVFELPSNTPDDMEDNVDKICCWIEQWRNASR; encoded by the coding sequence ATGCGGAAGCGAAATGAGGGCGGCGCGTGGCAGGACGGGCACGCATTTTCGTACGAGCGAGCCCTTCTCCAAGATGGAGTAGAGCACGTGGTGGTGATCGTAGCGATATCGGTGATATCCTGTTCTGCGCATTCAGTGTGTGACACATATACCAGTGACTTGCGACCAGCCATGGCACGTCGCTACGTCCCTAACATCCTCGTCACCGGCACGCCCGGCACAGGAAAGTCTACTCTGGCGTCCGAAGTGGCGAATCGCACGGGCATGGACTGGCTCAACGTGGGTGAAATCGCCCGGGAAAATGACCTCTACGACGGCTACGACGACAAATACGACTGCGCAGTGCTCGACGAAGACCGCGTAGTTGACGAGCTCGACGAGAAGCTCTCCCAACAGGCCGGCGGCAGCATCGTCGAATACCACGGCTGCGACTTCTTCCCCAAGCGCTGGTTTGACGTGGTCTTCGTGCTGCGCACTGATAACACGCTCCTCTACGACAGACTGCGCGCTCGGGGCTACACAGGCAAGAAACTGGAAGACAACGTCCAGTGCGAGATTTTCCAGACGATTCTGGATGAGGCGCGCGAAGCCTACGACAACGGCATCGTGTTCGAGTTGCCCAGCAACACGCCCGACGACATGGAGGATAATGTTGACAAAATATGCTGCTGGATAGAACAGTGGCGCAACGCAAGCCGGTAG